Genomic segment of Coffea arabica cultivar ET-39 chromosome 1e, Coffea Arabica ET-39 HiFi, whole genome shotgun sequence:
GCACAGGTAAGGGCATGGGCATGGGCATGGGCATGGGCATGGGCATGGGCATGGGCATCTGAGGTGTAGGTAGAACAGGAATGCCAGGTCTCAGGGGATAAGGAGGACCAACTGGTCGATATGccccaagatgttccttgacctTTTGATCAATCAAACTTTGATTCAGCTGTGCCTCATATTGCTGATAATAACTCCGCACATTAGCCTGTTCAACATAAGCATGTTAATAcatgacaaaaaaaatattacccTTGATTCCAAAATAGCCATGAAATCAGAAGTTTTTACCTTGTGTTTATAACCAGCGTTGTGCTGCTTCCTAACAGAAGGCTGAAACAACAAACAGGAAGAAAACCAATGTATAACATCAAACTTCAAAAGTCAAATAGCCTAGAGAGCTTATAAATTTCTATTAAATTGATTCTTCAAGCAAAATACTGATAGTGATGAGGATGCTGATAGACACCCAGTGACATGCTAGTTCTATTTGCAAAGAGGAAAAATAAActtaaaagagaagaaaaaagccAAAAGAGTAAAACTCAGCGGACGCTTCTGAAAAGGCTAAGCTGAATGTTGAAGGCAAACCAAGGTTGAGAAATTTAAAGTAAAGTCGTCAAGTCTAAAATTTAGATAGGCCAAATTGTAAACAGAGAGCAAATTCAACGTGAAAAGTGAAGTAATTGTAAAACGAGAAAACTGAAAAGAGGCCTTAAGCAGGAGATGAGAAGGAGATGGAGGCTTACAGAGTCGTGCGTCAGGTAAGTATCGCAATAGTCACAATAATACCTAAAGCCACAAAACAAAAACGATTTCTTCAATAAATTTCTCTATAGTGCTATGTAAAACGAGTAGAGTAAGATCGCCATTCAattattcaagaaaaaaaataccgAGGCATTATGCGTCTCGATTGAGGGGACTCGGAGCAATGCAGAGACAGAGCGACCTGGGAAAGTACCCAACAACAAAATCAGCAAATCAGAATAGAAGCGAGAAGCAAAACCCTAATAATTTCTTATGCAAGCAACGTGAGAAACCCGCGAGCGAGCACTAAATAAGTTGTAATCAAGTTGCTCAAGAATGCTGGGATTAGCTGTTTAAGAAAGATGGGTGCTCCTATTGGCTATTACACTACAAAGAGACAATAAGGACCTTAAAAGGTATGGAAATCGTAAGatcagcgtcgaattttctcGAAAAAGCAATCGGACCTCCGCGTGGATCAGAAGGaaagaagcaagaaaaacaGGAGAGAAGAACCCTAAAATTGCCAATTGGAGCGTCAAACAGAGGGAATTACAATTACCCCCACTTACAACACCAGACTCCTTTCTTTTCTGCTGTTGGTCATTAATCTGAGTGTCAGCTTTTGCGTTCATCAGAAATAAAATTAATCCCGAACGATTTTTATAGGAATTAACTTCACACTCTGTGGGTGTGTACGCGTAAAATGTCAGACAATTAACGGGTAATTTTTGGGTAGTTGTCCAATcatttgtttggatgatggccatttgaaataaatactgtaatatttttgttgatatgatatatgtgagataaaaaaaataattgaaaattgtATGTATGatataagtaaaataaaatttgaattctttTTTTGAAAATCTTGTAATCCAAAGACACCCAAATTAAGTTCAAAAGTTTTATgtgaatgaatttaaaaaataaataataaaagatcAAATGGTGATGTGTTTTATACGTAATGAGTGCCAAATGCGCACATTGGGTTTGTGCAataaaaaaatacataatattcatagtcatatattttataataaaatttttattattgaaacaaactttaatcttttacaatttttcataaaataatttcATATTGTTATAAATTAGAGCAAATTATCTGAATGCCCACCACATTTTTGGAATTATTGAGTTTTGACCATTGAACTACTAAAAGTTTGGTTTTGACTACTACACTATCTAAAGTTTAAATTTCAGACCATCCTATCAGATTTAATCGTGACAGATTCGAGTGCTCGTACATTTCATGAGACAAAATAAATAGTTAACCACTAAATCTAACGAAATAACCCCGAATCTAAATTTTAAATAGTTCAGAGGCCAAATTTCAATGATTCCAAATGTTCAGTGGCCATCCGAATAATTTGCTCTTATAAATTATAATGCTTAGGAGTGATTATGTtgaaaaacatatttttaaataggtaaaagtaaaaaatgcttatggacaactttttttttttttttgacaatatGTGTATAAGTAATTAAAGTAAAAGTGTTTTcataaagataaaaataaaagtttatAAAATGGCATGTTTACTTCATATCTCTTCATCTCCCTTTTTATATATAGTACAAATAATAGACACGAGTTGGTCGACAACTTATGAGAATGTAACATTTGTTCAAACTTAAACTGCActcaatgatttttttttttttgtaagatttGTTTTTGTTTAACAAGTAAATAAATGGATATATAGGACATGTGTACACACGAGTTAACCACTACTGATCCAGTGACCATCTGAGATGGAAGCCCCTTCTTGAGCACGAGTCCAAGGTTCAATACTCCAAACCTGCATTTTAATTCAGGAATTTCTAGAATTTTGCTAACAGATGTACAATGCGCCTCATCTGATTCAAGGGCAGTTCAATCCTTTTCGGACCCTCCTCCCATTCCCCTCAATGATCCCTTTGGATTCATCATTCTTGTTAGTGTAAAGTAGGCGTATAATGTGCGCTCGATTGTATAAATAACTCCGCTCCGCTGGATTTCTCCGCGCACTTAACGTGTTCGGGTCGAGTTGGGGCATCGGGCCCGGGCTGCAGGAGATTAATCGGGACCCGTAAGAATTGatccggacacccctgtgtcgaaaaaaaaaaatttgtgtaaATAACGTATAATGTGCGCTTGACTGTGTGCTCGTCTAGTTTGAGAATAGTTTTGTCCTGTTTGAATCTCCCAATTACCACATTAGATTCAACTTTCCCTTTAATGTAGAGTAAGGCGTAAAGTAACAAAGGAATTAATTAAAACATTATCatgtttaataaaaaaaataaaattaaatgtaTACACATGAATTGATATAACTAAATCACAGGCATGCAATTTACGAACTAGATAACTAATTAGAAATAAATGTACACACACGAGTTGACATAAATAAATTACGGGTGTGCAAGGTATAAACTGAAGAAGTACCACTGACAGTCGATCGTTAATCTTACATAGATTTACTTTTTAAGAATTAATCTTCTCAacattgatagtgtatataatGTCATTTTTTGCACATATATCATGGATTCAATAATGATAGTAACACtatcaatgtatataagatttatttttaattttaattgatgatttcatctttaaaaaaatatatacatatacatacatatatatatacatatatatatacacatatacatatacatacatatatatatatacatttccAAAATAAAAATGTATCTGCACTCAAATAGCAGTGTTCTACGTATAATTACCATCAATTGGTTATTAATTAAAGAGAAGCATGGAAATGTAGAGAGATATCAAAGTAGTAATAATTCAATACATtgaatgactttttttttttgtcaaacaatAAATCGAATGACTTGAAACATATCTTTTTCAATGAAGgcacctttctttttcttttcttttctggagATTATTGAAGAATCATTTTGTGCACCGCATCGAAAAGATTACAAccgtttttccttcttttcggGACGAATGTTACAACTCGTATCAAAATAGCATCCCCTCTCCAAAAAGTGGCGGGACCAAATTTAAGGAGTCCTATGCTATGTGTGGGTGCGGCACAAGCACAGCCTAACCTATGTCCCTTCATACGTTCCTAACCTATATGCTTTCCTTCTGCTCGCCGCTCTCTTTTAACTGTCCAAATCAAGAGTCACAACAAACTGGCTTCCCGTGTGGCCTCAAAGCCGGCAGGTTGTGAATAACCACCAGGACCCCAAGGAAATCGAGAATGGCTGCCAGCTCTGCTTCCGGGGAAAATCCCATCTCAGGTCATACGGTTATTTACATAAACATCGTGCTACTTTTAGTAAAAGCTAAAAGAAATATATCGGTGATTTACTGTggatttcgaaaaaaaaaaggaatcgaTTGCTTGCGTATCTGTGTAACTGTTCAGATTTAATTGGGACGGagcctcttttctttcttttttctttcgctATTCTTATCATGTTAGCCGATGTGGGATTTGAGTGCTTCAGGgttgaagaaggtgaaggagGGGCATGTTTGGGGGATCCCGATATCTACTATTGTTTCTCACTTCGGTACGAGTGGAATTTCTGTTGCTGCTGCCACTGGCATCACCCACCCTTTaggtttcttcttcttcttcttcaactccTCGTTGCTAATTTATTTGATGAAGCTATTGCTTGTTTGTTCACTCGTTGCAATTGCGTCATAGTTGTTATTCCAATCTAATGAAGGCTCGACAGTATGGATTGAGCTCCAATTCTTCGTTTCCCTATAGCATTTCCTTTTGACGTCGTTGCTATATTGTTCTTGCTAGCATTCTGTCCCGATCTACTGTCTTTACTCTATTATGATGAGGCATGGTAACATTTCACTGAACAATATATGAATTTATTTAGTATTCGCTCCTtgattttttcctcttttgcttCGTAGTTGTTTAACAAATCAAAGTCCAAAATTTTTACATTCTGGATGCCACTTGTTGGCTCGGTGTGGAATCAACATTACAGCTTGGCTCGGTGTGGAATCAACATTACTGCTTGAATAATGTGAAGTTCATGGGTTCAATAATTTTGTGCTTGAATAATGTGAAGTTAATGGCTTCAATAATTTTGTAAATGGGGTCACGTGTGGCAAGTGTCTCTCGGTGATCATGATGTTTGGAAGTATCCAAAACGAAAGAAATGGTATAACCATAGGGCCAACATTATGCTATTTTGTGCAAGAACGACCACAGGCAGAAATTACATCAAGTCAGATTGGGTTCTGTCATGTGGTATGAAAATGTGATTCAACTTGGTTTGGCTTGCAGATGTTCTTAAGGTGAGGCTGCAAATGCAGCTTGTTGGCCAGAGAGGTCCCTTAATTGGAATGGTATAAATTTTTAAGTTGTGTCCTGTTCTCGATTAATATTACTCATATTTATGGATACATTGCAATAGCTTATTTTTGTTATTCTGATGCATGCAGGGAGGACTTTTTGTTCAATTAGTCAAAAGTGAGGGGATGAAGTCCTTGTATCTGGGATTAACACCTGCATTAACAAGGTCAGTTCTTTATGGTGGTCTCCGTTTAGGCTTATATGAACCATCAAAATATGTCTGTGAATTGGCTTTTGAGTCCACCAATATCTTGGTGAAGATTGCTTCTGGAGCATTTTCTGGTGCCATTGCTACAGCACTGACCAATCCAGTGGAAGTCTTGAAGGTATGATCATGTAAACTGTTTTTAAATTTCTCGAACGTATCTCATTTTTCATGCTCTTTCAGGTACGATTACAGATGAATGCAACATCAAGCAAAGGACCACTACACGAACTCCAGAAGATTGCTCATGAAGAGGGCATGGCTGCTCTTTGGAAGGGGGTTGGTCCTGCCACGACTAGAGCTGCTGCATTGACTGCCTCTCAACTGGCAACTTATGATGAATCCAAGCAGGTTTAATGCTACTCATGCTATCTTTACTTAGATTGACATGAATAATTTCTGTAGCTTATGATGTCCTGGACTTTTACTTGTACTCTGTAACAGAATTCAAAAACTAAAGTTGTGAAGTTATGCAGGCACTAATGAGGTGGACTCCTCTTGAAGAAGGATTTTATCTGCATTTAATGTAGGCtacatttccttattcctcctgTATAGTGCacaaatcattttatgtgtGTATTCAATATGAGGCTACTTCTTAATTTATGTCTGTATGGAATATGAGGCTACTTCTTACTGGTATCAAAGTTGAATTTTCTGGGTATTCAAGTCCATGATCTAAATAGTCAAATTTGAAttacaaattattttctaaaattgcaaAATCATTTTGAAAGTGCTCCGGCACAAATGTGATTCGTTTTATCTCCCATGGCTGGGAAATATATATTCTCTATTTTTTGTTGGGTATATAATATAAATAGGATATTCAATCAGATTGCCCAGAGTTAGCTAACATGATTTGAGGTCAAAAATCTAGATAACTTGGAAGGCGAAATAGTAAGATCAAGTGCATTTGATATTTTGTCTTGGATGTTTCATGAAACTGGAATTGACTTTAAAGGAATGGATGAATTTTATATGCCACAACTTCAGTAATTGATTGTTGCTGGTTCCCACATATAATTCATGTTATTTCCTTGTTATGATTAAGAACAGTGCATTATCAATGTGTTCCATCAGGGATAATTAACTGTGTTTGCATCTTGTGAAGCTCAAGTACGATAGCAGGTGCAGTCAGCACCCTTATGACTGCTCCCATGGACATGGTTAAAACCCGTCTTATGTTGCAACGAGAATCTAAGCAAGTTGGAATGTATAAAAATGGATTTCATTGTGCGTATCAGGTAAAAACATTTTCTGTCTTTTCATTTTAAGCTTCACATTACTTGCATGGGATGGAAATTAAAGGTTGAATTTCTACTGCTCATTTCCTGGTGTCTACTTTTCAAGCCACTTGTTTTTCAGTGAATGAAGAGATGACAGGTTAATATCAGACTAAAAGTTatattccaaaagtacaatgtTGATTCATCATAATGTCTTATCTGATGTTCCAGCATTATGTAATTCCAGGTTCTGCGTACAGAAGGTCCTCGGGGGCTCTACAAAGGGTGAGTTTTATATGTTCCTGAACTATTTGTTTGTGTTAAGAGTTATTTTACTATTTGCTAGACTTGAAGCTATAATGGTTCCTAACTCTGAAGTTCACTTCCTGGtatgtttatttatttcaacATTTGTTCTCCTGTTAACATCTGAAATATTACCAGAGGCCTCACCCTTTTTGCAAGATTGGGACCCCAGACTACAATCACCTTCATAATCTGTGAAAAGCTACGTGAGCTTGCAGGATTGAAGGCAATCTAGGTTACAAGATATTCTTCTATCTAGCAAAGGAGCTAGAGTTTACATTACTTGGACGCTATGCTTATATACATTTTTAAGATACACAAATAGAACTCTTCGGTCCTGAACCAGGAGATTACAAACTGCCTCACTAATTCAGTGTCTTCCTCATGCTAGAGTTGCTTCCAATTGTCATTTTCACATACTTATAGCCCATTTTTGCTTCAATATCTGATAGCCTGCTTATCAATTTTTATGATTGTTTTGATCTGTAAGGCCTGCTTATTTTCTTTGTAAAGCAGCAGCATTCGCCCTTGTACTGGCACATTTTTTTCGTCATTGTAACGATTAACTATTGAATGGATGGTAATATATTGATGATCTCGTGGAGTTTGATAATATCTAAAGCTGGAGTTCATGTATTTGTACGCACATACATCCCAAGAGCAAGATTTTGGTGAACCAAGTCCTGACTTGACTTGGCGAGTGGCTAAAACCTGTTTCCAGCTCCCGTTGTGCCTTTGTGGTACATGTTCCCACTAAACATGCTGTGCGTAGGCCAGCCAGCCACCTCTTTCCTCTCATTTTAAGCTCGAAAAACTACTCTATGCATGCTTCATTGGACTAAGAA
This window contains:
- the LOC113717234 gene encoding uncharacterized protein isoform X1, which codes for MAASSASGENPISGLKKVKEGHVWGIPISTIVSHFGTSGISVAAATGITHPLDVLKVRLQMQLVGQRGPLIGMGGLFVQLVKSEGMKSLYLGLTPALTRSVLYGGLRLGLYEPSKYVCELAFESTNILVKIASGAFSGAIATALTNPVEVLKVRLQMNATSSKGPLHELQKIAHEEGMAALWKGVGPATTRAAALTASQLATYDESKQALMRWTPLEEGFYLHLISSTIAGAVSTLMTAPMDMVKTRLMLQRESKQVGMYKNGFHCAYQVLRTEGPRGLYKGGLTLFARLGPQTTITFIICEKLRELAGLKAI
- the LOC113717234 gene encoding uncharacterized protein isoform X2, which codes for MMFGSIQNERNDVLKVRLQMQLVGQRGPLIGMGGLFVQLVKSEGMKSLYLGLTPALTRSVLYGGLRLGLYEPSKYVCELAFESTNILVKIASGAFSGAIATALTNPVEVLKVRLQMNATSSKGPLHELQKIAHEEGMAALWKGVGPATTRAAALTASQLATYDESKQALMRWTPLEEGFYLHLISSTIAGAVSTLMTAPMDMVKTRLMLQRESKQVGMYKNGFHCAYQVLRTEGPRGLYKGGLTLFARLGPQTTITFIICEKLRELAGLKAI